Proteins from a genomic interval of Coccinella septempunctata chromosome 2, icCocSept1.1, whole genome shotgun sequence:
- the LOC123307444 gene encoding uncharacterized protein LOC123307444 isoform X2, whose protein sequence is MIGVLILIFSVSGKVDCQTVFSSFPQNWTYYDLIPETIWNLMGNRTKETSPHGDPLEFPKELCGGEKNSEYLHIEGMRTKVKMLMGIGGITSASYANEEKSLNIGGSIYKCPSQGRSSDKYCDTDVSLVYLDALENICFWKPFKEVRNFACLNVELPFTFNENVDGNVVCRSNNKFGVPVLLQSRSYVKLCSKFGHGKFVYYPSANKTDSVELPPSNPFVSCLNEENENLCRFTF, encoded by the exons ttttttcctCATTTCCCCAGAACTGGACTTACTATGATCTCATACCTGAGACTATCTGGAATTTGATGGGGAACAGGACAAAAGAAACATCACCACATGGCGATCCACTTGaatttcctaaggaactttgcGGTGGTGAGAAAAATTCCGAATATCTTCATATCGAAGGAATGCGAACCAAAGTCAAGATGTTGATGGGTATTGGAGGAATCACATCAGCTTCATATGCGAACG AAGAGAAATCCCTCAACATTGGCGGTTCAATCTACAAATGCCCCTCGCAAGGGCGATCATCGGATAAATACTGCGACACGGATGTCTCCCTAGTCTATTTGGATGCCCTTGAAAACATTTGCTTTTGGAAGCCCTTCAAGGAAGTCCGAAATTTCGCTTGCTTGAACGTCGAACTACCCTTCacgttcaacgaaaacgtagaCGGTAACGTGGTTTGCAGGTCAAATAATAAATTCGGCGTGCCAGTTTTGCTGCAATCCAGAAGCTACGTCAAATTATGCTCGAAATTTGGCCATGGGAAATTTGTATACTACCCAAGCGCAAACAAGACTGACAGTGTGGAGCTTCCACCCAGCAATCCGTTTGTGAGTTGTTTGaatgaggaaaatgaaaacctGTGTAGGTTCACTTTTTGA
- the LOC123307444 gene encoding uncharacterized protein LOC123307444 isoform X3: MLHIQSNCNFHYVFSSFPQNWTYYDLIPETIWNLMGNRTKETSPHGDPLEFPKELCGGEKNSEYLHIEGMRTKVKMLMGIGGITSASYANEEKSLNIGGSIYKCPSQGRSSDKYCDTDVSLVYLDALENICFWKPFKEVRNFACLNVELPFTFNENVDGNVVCRSNNKFGVPVLLQSRSYVKLCSKFGHGKFVYYPSANKTDSVELPPSNPFVSCLNEENENLCRFTF, encoded by the exons ttttttcctCATTTCCCCAGAACTGGACTTACTATGATCTCATACCTGAGACTATCTGGAATTTGATGGGGAACAGGACAAAAGAAACATCACCACATGGCGATCCACTTGaatttcctaaggaactttgcGGTGGTGAGAAAAATTCCGAATATCTTCATATCGAAGGAATGCGAACCAAAGTCAAGATGTTGATGGGTATTGGAGGAATCACATCAGCTTCATATGCGAACG AAGAGAAATCCCTCAACATTGGCGGTTCAATCTACAAATGCCCCTCGCAAGGGCGATCATCGGATAAATACTGCGACACGGATGTCTCCCTAGTCTATTTGGATGCCCTTGAAAACATTTGCTTTTGGAAGCCCTTCAAGGAAGTCCGAAATTTCGCTTGCTTGAACGTCGAACTACCCTTCacgttcaacgaaaacgtagaCGGTAACGTGGTTTGCAGGTCAAATAATAAATTCGGCGTGCCAGTTTTGCTGCAATCCAGAAGCTACGTCAAATTATGCTCGAAATTTGGCCATGGGAAATTTGTATACTACCCAAGCGCAAACAAGACTGACAGTGTGGAGCTTCCACCCAGCAATCCGTTTGTGAGTTGTTTGaatgaggaaaatgaaaacctGTGTAGGTTCACTTTTTGA